A window of Methanolobus sediminis contains these coding sequences:
- a CDS encoding cation-translocating P-type ATPase, translating to MTTDNKIQCKSKGDEHRVSLKEILERLGATPEGLSTEEANRRIELCGKNVFEETGKQSLLVRYFKQYKNFFSLLLLFGSILSFIAEWLDPGQGNIFIAIALLGVVILNGTFTFIQEYQAERIMASFKNLIPPKTKVLRDGEITEILATDIVVGDVIFLEEGDKVPADGRLIEENSLKVDNSPITGEAEPQLRSLDCTHPNILECRNMVFSGTLVQTGNGKAIIFGTGSDTQIGKLAALTEQTASVDTPIRRELNDFIKIISAIAIFLGISFFIVGFLIQDTFLANLIFAIGIIVANVPEGLLPTVTLALSLASKRMAKRNALIKQLESVETLGSTTVICTDKTGTLTQNKMAIHSVYTGSGMLDMENKEKPPEMLLRVATICNNSRLTNEKPGYKGDPTEGSLLIYASEFTDIGKLKDDYPRESEYPFDSKKQRMQVVCKTPEGTMEAYMKGAPEVILDMCSHILVNGKEETLGDEEEKNLAAEHLEMAKRGERVLSFAYRKADSVKEYEDGFVFLGFAGAVDPPRPEAREAIEKCHLAGIKVVMITGDHPVTARSIAASVGLTSDHEDPLLITGAELEELSTDELSHRLKAPSIVFARTSPVQKLKIVQAFQEAGEIVTMTGDGVNDAPAMKNADMGVAMGSGTDVAREAADMVLLDDNFATIVNAIEEGRTVFDNIKKFIAYILTSNVPEILPFIAFVLLALPLPMNVQLILAIDLGTDILPALSLAVEKGEGDIMKRPPRSRDEKLLTPQVLLTSYGIKGPIEAAAGFACYFAVLFDGGWKWGQDLPFTDTLYMQAITAFFAAVIICQIANVFTSRTRRQSVLTKGFFSNKMVLVGIASELIILAFIIFNPLVNMIFNTAAISMKYVLIAVPFAILLLTVDELRKYGIRKDSALITRFLKW from the coding sequence TTGACAACCGATAATAAAATCCAATGTAAATCCAAAGGTGACGAACACAGAGTTTCATTAAAAGAGATTCTGGAGAGACTCGGTGCAACGCCTGAAGGATTGTCTACAGAAGAAGCAAACCGCAGAATTGAACTTTGCGGAAAGAACGTTTTCGAGGAAACTGGAAAACAGAGCCTTTTAGTCAGATACTTCAAGCAATACAAGAATTTCTTTTCACTTTTGTTATTATTCGGTTCAATATTATCATTCATAGCCGAATGGCTGGACCCCGGACAGGGTAATATTTTCATTGCCATAGCACTGCTTGGAGTAGTGATCCTGAATGGGACCTTTACATTCATTCAGGAATATCAGGCCGAACGCATCATGGCAAGTTTCAAAAACCTGATACCACCAAAAACGAAGGTACTAAGAGATGGCGAGATTACCGAAATACTTGCCACCGATATTGTTGTCGGCGACGTCATATTTTTAGAAGAGGGAGACAAAGTACCAGCCGATGGAAGACTCATCGAAGAGAATTCCCTGAAAGTTGACAACTCACCAATAACAGGAGAAGCTGAACCACAACTAAGATCACTGGACTGTACCCATCCGAATATACTTGAATGCAGGAACATGGTCTTCTCAGGAACCCTGGTTCAGACAGGAAATGGTAAAGCCATCATATTTGGTACCGGTTCGGATACACAAATAGGAAAACTTGCAGCTTTGACAGAACAAACAGCATCAGTAGACACACCGATACGCAGAGAGCTTAACGATTTTATCAAGATCATTTCAGCGATTGCTATATTCCTTGGAATTTCCTTCTTTATTGTCGGATTCCTGATACAGGACACTTTCCTTGCAAATCTGATCTTTGCCATAGGCATCATCGTAGCAAACGTACCTGAAGGACTGCTTCCAACGGTCACACTTGCACTGAGCCTTGCCTCAAAAAGAATGGCAAAAAGAAACGCTCTTATCAAGCAACTGGAATCCGTTGAAACTCTTGGTTCCACAACGGTTATATGTACCGATAAGACGGGTACACTGACCCAAAATAAAATGGCAATCCATTCAGTGTACACTGGCTCAGGCATGCTTGATATGGAAAACAAAGAAAAACCACCAGAGATGCTTCTGAGAGTTGCCACTATATGTAACAACTCAAGACTCACTAATGAAAAACCAGGATACAAAGGAGATCCTACTGAAGGTTCCCTCCTGATCTATGCAAGTGAATTCACTGATATTGGCAAATTAAAAGATGATTATCCAAGGGAATCTGAATACCCATTCGACTCCAAAAAACAAAGAATGCAGGTGGTCTGTAAGACACCAGAAGGAACTATGGAAGCGTATATGAAAGGCGCTCCCGAAGTTATTCTCGACATGTGTAGCCATATTCTGGTAAATGGAAAAGAAGAAACACTTGGCGATGAGGAAGAAAAGAATCTTGCAGCCGAGCATCTTGAAATGGCTAAAAGGGGAGAAAGAGTCCTTTCATTTGCTTATAGGAAAGCTGACAGTGTCAAAGAGTATGAGGATGGATTCGTATTCCTTGGATTTGCAGGTGCTGTTGACCCACCACGACCGGAAGCAAGAGAAGCTATCGAGAAATGTCATTTAGCAGGCATCAAAGTAGTTATGATTACAGGAGATCACCCTGTAACTGCACGTTCCATTGCTGCTTCTGTCGGACTTACCAGTGACCACGAAGACCCTTTACTGATAACAGGTGCGGAACTTGAAGAACTCTCAACCGATGAACTCTCACATAGACTAAAAGCACCAAGTATTGTATTTGCCCGAACCTCCCCGGTACAGAAACTCAAGATCGTGCAGGCTTTCCAGGAAGCAGGGGAGATCGTTACAATGACCGGAGACGGTGTTAACGATGCTCCTGCCATGAAAAATGCTGATATGGGTGTTGCCATGGGAAGCGGCACTGATGTTGCAAGAGAAGCAGCAGACATGGTGCTGCTTGATGATAACTTTGCAACCATAGTCAACGCAATTGAAGAAGGCAGGACTGTCTTTGACAACATCAAGAAGTTCATTGCCTATATCCTCACAAGCAATGTTCCCGAAATTTTACCATTCATCGCATTTGTTTTGCTGGCACTTCCACTGCCTATGAATGTACAGCTGATCCTTGCTATCGACCTTGGTACGGACATTCTTCCTGCCCTGTCACTTGCAGTTGAAAAAGGTGAAGGTGACATCATGAAACGTCCGCCACGTTCAAGGGATGAAAAGCTCCTGACACCTCAGGTATTGCTGACTTCCTACGGCATCAAGGGACCTATAGAAGCCGCTGCAGGATTTGCATGCTACTTTGCTGTCCTCTTTGACGGAGGATGGAAATGGGGACAGGATCTTCCGTTTACAGACACTCTTTACATGCAGGCAATCACTGCTTTCTTTGCAGCCGTTATTATCTGCCAGATAGCAAACGTGTTCACATCACGAACAAGAAGGCAGTCTGTACTTACAAAAGGATTCTTCAGTAACAAAATGGTCCTTGTAGGAATTGCAAGTGAACTTATCATACTCGCATTCATAATATTCAACCCACTTGTGAATATGATATTCAACACTGCTGCAATATCAATGAAATATGTACTTATTGCAGTACCCTTTGCAATACTCCTGCTTACTGTAGATGAACTAAGAAAGTATGGAATAAGGAAAGATTCAGCACTGATAACCCGTTTCCTCAAATGGTAA
- a CDS encoding mechanosensitive ion channel family protein, giving the protein MITWQDILDNVDFWVNAGVNVLIVLFLLLLINVFFTIIRTNLMKKAKTKKQRSNIRIFGQLSRYTLSLLVIIFAILTSSGAWSGFGVFLGLLSAAIGFALQQPITGVAAWIMVVTKRPFDIGDRIIIGDVKGDVVDFNLTHVHVMEIGGLITDEENSGRIVMVPNWMLFEKNIINYTYNNDFVLHSVTVNVTYESNLDRAMEIADLSARKFLAGTISTSPGNPKVRVDFQASGIDVQVKYFSPARQLHEYSSKITKEIFDRINDTDDVEIAYPHTEVIFRKKVM; this is encoded by the coding sequence ATGATAACATGGCAGGATATTTTAGATAATGTTGACTTCTGGGTAAATGCCGGAGTAAATGTTCTGATAGTTCTCTTCCTTCTTTTATTAATCAATGTTTTTTTCACTATTATAAGAACGAATTTGATGAAAAAAGCAAAGACCAAAAAGCAACGCTCTAATATCAGGATATTCGGTCAGCTTTCCAGGTATACCCTGTCCTTGCTTGTTATTATATTTGCCATTCTTACATCTTCAGGAGCATGGTCCGGCTTTGGCGTGTTCCTTGGTTTGCTTTCAGCAGCCATTGGTTTTGCTCTCCAGCAGCCGATTACAGGTGTAGCTGCCTGGATAATGGTGGTTACAAAGAGACCTTTTGATATAGGTGACAGGATAATCATAGGTGATGTAAAGGGTGATGTCGTTGATTTTAACCTTACACATGTACATGTAATGGAGATAGGGGGTCTGATCACCGACGAAGAGAATTCAGGGAGGATCGTTATGGTTCCTAACTGGATGTTGTTTGAGAAAAACATCATCAACTACACTTATAATAATGATTTTGTATTACATAGTGTTACTGTTAATGTGACCTATGAAAGTAACCTCGACCGTGCAATGGAGATAGCAGATCTTTCTGCAAGAAAATTCCTTGCCGGGACAATCAGTACCAGTCCCGGAAATCCTAAAGTAAGGGTTGATTTCCAGGCAAGCGGTATCGATGTTCAGGTAAAGTATTTTTCACCTGCAAGGCAGTTGCATGAATATTCCTCAAAGATAACAAAGGAGATATTTGACAGGATCAATGACACTGATGATGTTGAAATAGCCTATCCTCATACAGAGGTTATCTTCAGGAAAAAGGTAATGTAA
- a CDS encoding DUF21 domain-containing protein has protein sequence MNEIITWFLIFLCLVQSGIFSGLTIGMFGLSRLRLEIEAEAKNDNARKVLALRNNSHLLLSTLLWGNVGINVLLALLADSVFTGASAFAFSTVFITLFGEIAPQAYFTRNSLRLGATLSPLVKFYMFLLYPVAKPSAIMLDMWLGKEKLEYFKERSLGIMLKKHIVSESSDIDYLEGLGALNFLSIDDLHIKQEGSVVDPLSIISMPTFNGLVVFPSMEDPDFNILLEKMASSSKKWVIILDETSEPVMAVDSGSFLRDAIYKKETFNPYKYCHHPIIVSDPEEKLGSILHRLTVYPVNDEDDVIDDDLILYWNRDDPEKMIITGSDILGRLLRGIVVRVE, from the coding sequence ATGAATGAAATAATTACATGGTTTTTGATATTTTTATGTCTGGTCCAGTCCGGTATCTTTTCCGGTCTGACCATTGGAATGTTCGGACTCAGTCGTCTTCGTCTTGAGATAGAAGCAGAGGCCAAAAATGATAATGCCAGGAAAGTACTTGCTCTGAGGAACAATTCCCATTTATTACTTTCAACGCTTTTGTGGGGGAATGTCGGAATAAATGTACTTCTGGCATTGCTTGCTGATTCTGTGTTTACAGGAGCTTCGGCTTTTGCTTTCTCTACGGTGTTCATCACATTGTTCGGAGAAATAGCTCCTCAGGCATATTTTACAAGAAACTCTCTTCGCCTGGGTGCCACACTTTCGCCTCTTGTGAAATTTTACATGTTCCTGTTGTATCCGGTAGCAAAGCCTTCAGCTATAATGCTGGATATGTGGCTTGGAAAAGAGAAACTTGAATATTTCAAGGAACGGTCTCTTGGTATAATGCTTAAAAAACATATAGTTTCCGAAAGCAGTGATATCGATTATCTTGAAGGTCTTGGCGCTCTTAATTTTCTGTCAATAGACGACCTTCATATTAAGCAGGAAGGTTCTGTGGTAGATCCATTGAGTATCATATCTATGCCCACTTTCAATGGTCTTGTGGTATTTCCTTCGATGGAAGATCCGGATTTTAACATTCTTCTCGAAAAGATGGCCTCAAGTTCAAAGAAATGGGTTATAATACTGGATGAAACAAGTGAGCCAGTAATGGCAGTTGACTCAGGATCATTTCTCAGAGATGCTATTTACAAAAAGGAAACTTTCAATCCTTACAAATATTGCCACCATCCCATTATTGTCAGTGACCCGGAAGAAAAACTTGGAAGCATACTTCATCGCCTGACAGTTTATCCGGTGAATGACGAGGATGATGTTATTGATGATGACCTGATACTCTACTGGAACAGGGACGACCCTGAAAAGATGATCATTACAGGTTCCGATATTCTGGGAAGGCTTCTAAGGGGTATTGTAGTAAGAGTTGAATGA
- a CDS encoding PAS domain-containing hybrid sensor histidine kinase/response regulator produces the protein MVQAGSMDTHIIKDEIFDSHQKNDEGYRSLFNNNHAVMVMFDPETARIVDANNAACIFYGWTYDELTSMKIHELTTESEYDIGIAIEKAKNETQNHFFSRNVLSNGEIRDVEVDTIPVKINGTNHLCSIVKDVTERNRIQEELSRSQIKYRLLADTTFEGIVIHDQGIALEANSAVSKVTGYDLDEVLGKNVLELVVHPDDQKIVCQNMANDSVKPYEVRAIKKDGTGFPIEIEAHSIIHNGKHIRVAAVRDIAERKLTEAKLENERILLTGLLDSIPDMIFFKDRNGLYLGCNPEFSKFTGKEKEEIIGITPYDIFSKEKADTYTKKDEQTIEEGKIIHTELWVEYPDSSKVLLDLIKAPLYDLSGVIIGMVGVGRDITNNWKAELTIKEINYINQSTLDSLDANICVLDEKGTIIKTNASWKHFISDNVHLLGKFSEGANLLQTLKEQNEQYNDRVLYFATGIEDVMQGREEYFEIEFMSPFTEYEQWFVAKVRPFGNTGSFPRKVVISRIDITAIKLAETKLQEYNEKLESKNRELDEALMVAKEATRAKSEFLANMSHEIRTPMNGVIGMTTLLLSTDLDEEQKHYVDTVQKSGEALLDLINDILDISKIEARKLELEVLPIDLNDVLGEVASLLAVKAHDKKLEFICAADPDVPCNIIADPSRLKQTLINLGGNAIKFTHEGEVVINVSLVSENDSEATLLFSVKDNGIGIPADKTDVLFTKFSQVDASTTRNYGGTGLGLAISKELVEQMNGTIGVNSEPGKGSEFWFKVPFTRHSKIKNKQKSCINMKNTRVLVVDDNATNREYLVKLLGSWGMSAEDAANGPEALLALLKANHEGTPFQLALLDMDMPDMNGLSLGKIIKSEEKLSGISLVILSSLGEPRDSWTELKVNFDAHISKPVKASELYDKLCSIFNNDQDSQESMPYETGLSSGKLDNINASILLVEDNVVNQHVAQSMLQKLGLDAEVADNGKEAIEALKKKKYDLVFMDVRMPVMDGLEATRKIRGMQGSNGKHTIIVAMTAHAMKDDRQCCLEAGMDDYISKPIKIQSLIHTLDYWLIKKQDISVTNTPSHVKENETELIFDSKLLMDNTMDDLELSRRVISIFLNNAPRQLDDLKNSILNQSEKILEKAHTFKGATASVGGMSLSKYVADIEAEVKSGNSVNIESLQEKVPELDRRYEVLVEELKKL, from the coding sequence ATGGTTCAGGCAGGTTCAATGGACACGCATATAATAAAGGATGAGATATTTGATTCCCATCAGAAAAATGATGAAGGTTACAGATCATTGTTTAACAATAACCATGCAGTAATGGTGATGTTTGATCCTGAAACGGCAAGGATAGTTGACGCAAACAATGCAGCTTGCATTTTTTACGGATGGACTTATGATGAATTGACTTCTATGAAAATTCATGAACTAACCACTGAGTCTGAATATGATATAGGGATTGCAATTGAAAAAGCAAAGAATGAAACCCAAAATCACTTTTTTTCAAGAAACGTGCTTTCAAACGGTGAAATTCGTGATGTTGAAGTCGATACCATTCCTGTTAAGATCAATGGAACCAATCATTTATGCTCTATAGTCAAAGACGTAACTGAGCGTAATAGGATTCAGGAAGAATTGTCCAGAAGCCAGATAAAATATCGTTTACTTGCTGACACTACTTTTGAAGGTATTGTAATTCATGATCAGGGAATTGCACTGGAAGCCAACAGTGCAGTTTCGAAGGTAACGGGGTATGATTTAGATGAAGTTCTTGGTAAGAATGTCCTGGAGCTAGTGGTCCATCCTGATGACCAGAAAATAGTATGTCAGAACATGGCCAATGATAGCGTTAAGCCCTATGAGGTCCGCGCCATAAAAAAAGATGGAACTGGTTTTCCTATTGAAATTGAAGCACATAGTATAATACATAATGGCAAGCACATTCGCGTGGCGGCTGTTCGTGATATCGCCGAACGTAAACTTACAGAAGCAAAACTGGAAAACGAAAGGATTCTTTTAACAGGGCTTCTTGATTCAATACCTGACATGATCTTCTTCAAAGATCGTAATGGCTTATATCTGGGATGCAACCCTGAATTTTCAAAATTCACAGGTAAAGAAAAAGAGGAAATCATTGGCATTACACCCTATGATATATTCAGTAAGGAAAAAGCTGACACCTACACAAAGAAAGATGAGCAGACGATTGAGGAAGGAAAGATCATACATACTGAGTTATGGGTTGAATATCCTGATAGTTCAAAAGTCCTGCTTGACCTGATAAAAGCCCCTCTTTATGATCTATCCGGAGTGATCATTGGTATGGTAGGTGTTGGGCGTGATATCACCAATAACTGGAAGGCAGAACTAACTATCAAGGAAATAAACTACATAAATCAGTCTACACTTGATTCACTTGATGCGAATATCTGCGTTCTTGATGAAAAGGGAACCATTATTAAAACAAATGCCTCATGGAAACACTTTATTTCTGATAATGTTCATTTGCTTGGGAAATTCAGTGAAGGTGCAAATCTTCTTCAAACCCTGAAAGAACAAAATGAGCAATATAATGATAGGGTCCTCTATTTTGCAACAGGGATAGAAGATGTGATGCAGGGCAGAGAGGAATATTTCGAAATTGAGTTCATGTCTCCTTTTACAGAGTATGAACAATGGTTTGTAGCTAAAGTCCGTCCTTTTGGCAATACAGGCAGCTTTCCACGCAAAGTTGTAATTTCCCGCATTGATATAACTGCAATCAAGCTTGCAGAGACGAAATTACAGGAATACAATGAAAAGTTAGAAAGCAAGAATAGAGAGCTTGATGAAGCTTTAATGGTGGCCAAAGAAGCTACCAGGGCAAAAAGTGAGTTCCTGGCCAACATGTCTCATGAGATCCGTACACCAATGAATGGTGTAATTGGAATGACAACACTTCTTCTTAGTACTGATCTGGATGAAGAACAAAAACATTATGTGGATACAGTTCAGAAAAGCGGTGAGGCTCTGCTTGATCTGATCAATGATATTCTTGATATTTCAAAGATAGAAGCCAGAAAGCTGGAACTTGAGGTACTGCCGATTGACCTGAATGACGTACTGGGGGAAGTTGCTTCCCTTTTAGCTGTTAAAGCCCATGACAAAAAACTTGAATTTATATGTGCAGCTGACCCGGATGTACCATGCAATATAATTGCAGATCCTTCCAGATTGAAACAGACTCTTATTAATCTTGGTGGGAATGCCATAAAATTCACACATGAAGGAGAAGTTGTTATTAATGTGTCTCTTGTATCTGAGAATGATTCGGAAGCAACCCTGCTTTTCTCTGTAAAGGATAATGGTATTGGTATTCCTGCAGATAAAACGGATGTCCTTTTTACAAAATTCAGTCAGGTAGATGCTTCCACTACCAGAAATTATGGTGGTACAGGTCTTGGACTTGCTATCTCAAAAGAGCTTGTTGAACAGATGAACGGGACAATTGGAGTAAACAGTGAACCGGGAAAAGGTTCTGAATTCTGGTTTAAAGTTCCATTCACCAGGCATTCAAAAATAAAGAACAAGCAAAAGAGCTGCATCAATATGAAAAACACCCGCGTTCTTGTAGTTGATGATAATGCTACAAATCGTGAGTATCTTGTAAAATTGCTGGGATCATGGGGAATGAGTGCAGAGGATGCGGCAAATGGACCAGAAGCCCTTCTTGCACTATTAAAAGCAAATCATGAAGGTACACCTTTCCAGTTAGCATTGCTGGATATGGATATGCCTGATATGAATGGTCTGTCTCTAGGAAAGATTATTAAATCTGAAGAGAAACTAAGTGGCATTTCATTGGTTATATTGAGTTCTCTGGGAGAACCTAGGGATTCATGGACAGAATTAAAGGTTAATTTTGATGCACATATATCAAAGCCTGTAAAAGCTTCTGAACTCTATGACAAACTATGCTCGATTTTCAATAATGATCAGGATTCACAGGAATCAATGCCATATGAGACTGGTCTTTCTTCCGGGAAACTGGATAATATCAACGCAAGCATACTTCTTGTAGAAGATAATGTGGTAAACCAGCATGTTGCACAAAGTATGCTACAAAAGCTCGGCCTGGATGCAGAAGTTGCAGATAATGGTAAAGAAGCCATTGAAGCCCTTAAAAAGAAGAAATATGACCTGGTGTTCATGGATGTCCGGATGCCAGTAATGGATGGCCTGGAAGCAACAAGAAAAATAAGAGGGATGCAGGGGTCAAACGGGAAACATACAATCATTGTTGCCATGACTGCCCATGCAATGAAAGATGACCGGCAGTGTTGTCTTGAGGCAGGTATGGATGATTATATCTCAAAGCCAATAAAGATCCAGTCACTTATTCATACTCTTGATTACTGGCTGATAAAAAAGCAGGATATTTCAGTAACAAATACTCCATCTCATGTTAAAGAAAATGAGACCGAGCTTATTTTTGATAGTAAACTGCTGATGGATAATACAATGGATGACCTGGAACTTTCCAGGCGTGTAATTTCCATTTTCTTAAATAATGCTCCCCGCCAGCTGGATGATCTGAAAAATTCAATTCTCAATCAATCAGAGAAGATCCTTGAAAAGGCTCACACTTTCAAAGGAGCTACTGCAAGTGTCGGTGGAATGTCACTGAGCAAATATGTTGCCGATATTGAGGCAGAAGTCAAGTCCGGTAACTCTGTTAACATTGAATCTCTGCAGGAAAAGGTTCCTGAACTCGACAGAAGATATGAAGTGCTGGTAGAAGAATTGAAAAAACTGTGA
- a CDS encoding glycosyltransferase, translated as MLESKCIIIAGEEAGPKSNKMGGIWNVIDAEAKNLASLIAKGVIDEAPAPTIVVAGPYYGHSGSDWNIGLNRITDMSEFEELEPEGPIFEAIENLKIKGIEVFPGVETVHDVKIIYLMFKTNDFCRVSVEYKKEETCLANAIKGEAYELLGLDSMTYESMGNGTEYSHYVNLSYAISEFVKELVTSRETSSEEYEDKAISEFAASLMPAVHVSLHCHEFGVFYALARLKKLGISVRSVATYHATLPGRSSGHKSIQKIRENDSSWDSGVPVNFAKLESLSGFADVVTAVGDSTRKEIKLFYGIDSIIVRNGIDSEEEDVEWEKKTECRGRIQNFLSEKLYAVYDGKAIPPERIIPIFSISRIEIENKGYPDLLDSLVLLDRMVKVEIDAGHLDDKYRVVCFIIAAHGPKTNPPENFPINLPEETLVGEEIRLQQMIKARGLDCSKLTDGSRRVSAVLYPQWISDHDGGLNMRSDELMAGCIAGVFPSKYEPFLLTGLEAGKEATPSIVSKICGFSDALKTLKRLVMGMGGVIVVDNINIPYLESIADYALAMDYFIDTFTDDKVKYNLLCQEANLLAKDMNWEEPIKTYYELLTGTRME; from the coding sequence ATGCTGGAAAGCAAATGTATAATTATCGCAGGAGAAGAAGCCGGACCCAAGTCCAATAAGATGGGGGGCATATGGAATGTCATTGATGCTGAAGCTAAGAACCTTGCAAGTCTGATCGCAAAAGGAGTCATCGATGAAGCTCCTGCTCCAACCATAGTTGTTGCAGGACCTTACTACGGCCACAGTGGTTCAGACTGGAACATAGGGCTGAATCGTATCACAGACATGAGCGAGTTTGAAGAACTTGAGCCAGAAGGTCCTATTTTTGAAGCCATTGAGAATCTGAAAATAAAAGGTATTGAAGTGTTCCCTGGCGTTGAGACTGTACATGATGTGAAAATAATATATCTAATGTTCAAGACAAATGATTTTTGCCGTGTAAGTGTGGAATACAAAAAAGAGGAAACATGCCTGGCAAATGCTATCAAAGGAGAAGCATATGAGTTACTAGGTCTGGATTCCATGACATATGAGAGTATGGGCAACGGCACAGAATACAGTCATTATGTTAATTTATCTTATGCAATCTCAGAATTTGTGAAAGAACTGGTTACATCAAGGGAGACAAGTTCCGAAGAATATGAAGACAAAGCGATTTCCGAGTTTGCAGCATCCCTGATGCCTGCGGTCCACGTCTCACTTCACTGTCATGAGTTCGGTGTATTCTACGCACTTGCAAGACTTAAGAAACTGGGGATAAGTGTAAGGAGTGTTGCAACATACCATGCAACACTTCCGGGAAGATCTTCAGGACACAAATCCATACAGAAGATCAGGGAAAATGACAGTTCATGGGACAGTGGAGTTCCTGTCAACTTCGCCAAACTGGAATCATTATCAGGATTTGCAGATGTTGTAACTGCCGTTGGTGATTCCACACGCAAGGAAATAAAACTCTTCTATGGAATTGATTCGATTATTGTCCGTAATGGAATAGACAGTGAAGAAGAAGACGTAGAATGGGAAAAGAAAACAGAGTGCAGGGGAAGGATACAGAACTTCCTTTCGGAGAAGTTATATGCAGTATACGACGGTAAAGCAATACCTCCTGAAAGGATAATACCCATTTTTTCAATATCACGTATTGAGATCGAGAACAAAGGTTATCCTGACCTGCTGGATTCACTTGTCCTCCTTGACAGGATGGTCAAGGTCGAGATCGATGCAGGACATCTCGATGATAAATACCGTGTTGTCTGTTTTATAATAGCAGCTCACGGTCCGAAAACCAATCCACCTGAGAATTTCCCTATAAACCTTCCGGAAGAAACATTGGTTGGAGAAGAAATACGCCTCCAGCAAATGATAAAAGCCCGAGGATTGGATTGCTCGAAACTTACCGATGGCAGCAGACGTGTCTCAGCAGTCCTTTACCCACAATGGATCTCTGACCATGACGGCGGACTTAATATGAGGTCCGATGAACTCATGGCAGGGTGTATTGCAGGTGTATTCCCTTCAAAGTACGAACCATTCCTGCTTACAGGACTTGAAGCCGGAAAAGAAGCAACCCCAAGTATCGTTAGTAAGATATGCGGGTTCAGTGATGCTCTCAAGACCCTCAAAAGACTTGTTATGGGAATGGGAGGAGTCATTGTTGTTGACAACATTAACATCCCGTATCTGGAATCAATCGCAGACTATGCACTTGCAATGGATTATTTCATTGACACATTCACCGATGACAAAGTAAAGTACAACCTTCTTTGCCAGGAAGCAAATCTCCTTGCAAAGGACATGAACTGGGAAGAACCAATCAAAACTTATTATGAACTTTTAACCGGAACAAGAATGGAGTAA
- a CDS encoding galactose-1-phosphate uridylyltransferase encodes MSEIRKHYFLDEYCIIASGRAKRPSAPKACGEDIKTDSCVFCGGHEAQTPPAQAVYKDGKILKDGEGKLVTDWQIRCIPNLYPALSPDAKEVQNSGFEVKKGYGYHEVIVESPSHENKLNLFSDEQILLLMKAYRDRVMHYQSREGVEYVSLFKNFGKKAGASLEHTHSQLIAVPLMPPSLVKEKKAISELNNCPYCHIIEKESGKERQVYENDNFILIAPYCSKNQYEMWMLPKKHVNHISAFTDEMLMSLGDCIRTAVKLLDRTIPELAYNYMFFQIEHDLSYHFNVRIAPITSIAAGFEKNTDIYINTIPPEIAVEHLLNPE; translated from the coding sequence ATGTCCGAGATACGCAAACACTATTTCCTTGATGAGTACTGCATAATAGCTTCCGGAAGAGCAAAGAGGCCATCCGCACCGAAAGCCTGTGGTGAGGACATAAAAACAGACAGTTGTGTATTTTGCGGCGGCCATGAAGCTCAGACACCACCTGCACAGGCTGTTTACAAAGACGGGAAGATACTGAAAGACGGTGAAGGAAAGCTGGTTACGGACTGGCAGATAAGGTGTATACCAAATCTCTATCCTGCATTATCTCCTGATGCAAAGGAAGTTCAGAATTCTGGCTTTGAGGTTAAAAAGGGCTATGGTTATCATGAAGTTATAGTAGAAAGTCCGTCTCATGAAAATAAGCTCAACCTCTTTTCAGATGAGCAGATTCTGTTGCTTATGAAAGCCTACAGGGACAGGGTTATGCATTACCAGTCCCGGGAAGGTGTTGAATATGTATCACTCTTTAAGAACTTTGGAAAAAAAGCAGGTGCTTCCCTGGAACACACTCATTCCCAGCTCATTGCGGTTCCTCTGATGCCACCATCTCTTGTTAAAGAGAAAAAGGCTATTTCTGAACTGAATAATTGCCCTTATTGCCATATCATAGAGAAAGAGAGTGGAAAAGAAAGGCAGGTTTACGAGAATGACAATTTCATTCTCATTGCACCATACTGTTCCAAAAACCAGTATGAAATGTGGATGCTTCCCAAAAAACACGTAAATCATATTTCTGCTTTCACTGACGAGATGCTTATGTCTCTTGGAGACTGCATACGAACTGCTGTTAAATTACTTGACAGGACAATACCGGAACTGGCATACAATTACATGTTCTTCCAGATAGAACATGATCTTAGCTATCATTTCAACGTGAGGATAGCACCGATCACTTCAATTGCAGCAGGATTTGAAAAGAATACGGATATTTACATTAATACTATCCCGCCGGAAATAGCTGTAGAACATCTATTGAATCCTGAATAA